Proteins from a genomic interval of Rosa chinensis cultivar Old Blush chromosome 2, RchiOBHm-V2, whole genome shotgun sequence:
- the LOC121051349 gene encoding uncharacterized protein LOC121051349, translating into MLYWKEHSEATSCCICSTSRYIKGAAEDGTSAKKIAAKVLRYFPLGPRLQRLYMSRHTAESMIWHSTKRPRDGFLRHPADSPAWSKVDELYPNFGNESRNVRLGLASDGFNPFGNMSTSHSTWPVVMSVYNLPPWMCMKQPYMMLSLLIPGPKGPGNDIDVYLQPLVEELKNLWNEGIHTYDAFTKSTFTMRAAVLWTISDFPAYAMLSGYSTKGYKACPVCMEETDSIRLHHGNKECFMGHRRWLPIEHKYRRWRNSFNGLPEHRGRPTVMSGTDCLRALSGLRFQFGKGKIPAKVRKRSRSSTLQQEPVKGNWRKKSIFFDLPYWEHLLLRHNLDVMHIEKNVTDSVVGTLLGMKWKNKDSAKAHEDMVLLNVKKGLHPISPGGRYPPAIFNLKNMEKTTICKVLHSIHPPDGFCSNISNCVRVEERTLVGLKSHDNHILMQHLLPVAIRRAISCKVLTTVLLELSSFFRQLCTKVGSADYYANLSRQIALALCTLEAIMPPAFFDVMEHLPIHLADEAAIAGPVQYRWMYPIERYLFTLKKYVRNKNLPEGCIAEGYIIEECLSFCVMYLSDGVDSKRTRIGRNADDPNNVPRLGLPVFDKKGRALEKPHEFKLTKEDLLRAHTHVLINCPEIKSYLKEHVEREKSKRGRRSCQDSERLANLSFAAYFKNLIETKVRNGDRGIDPDVRALAAGPNETVGRYKKYVINGFRFHVKSLDTGSNAQNSGIFVNAGSNCYATADDHRPRDGMLDYYGILTDIIELDYHSGRKVLLFDGDWIDNRTANRGIKKDEYGFLLENFNHLLPKPDTLVFASQTLQVFYVKCPVELDWDVIVRTRPRDYFDMGADLSPEPYAHQELHNGDDDGEDMTIPRTDMPDIALD; encoded by the exons ATGTTATATTGGAAAGAGCACTCCGAAGCTACTTCTTGTTGTATTTGTAGCACAAGTCGGTACATTAAAGGGGCAGCTGAAGATGGAACATCTGCTAAAAAGATAGCAGCAAAAGTACTTCGCTATTTTCCACTAGGACCAAGATTACAACGGTTGTATATGTCTCGGCACACAGCCGAGTCAATGATATGGCATTCTACAAAAAGACCAAGAGATGGTTTTCTTCGTCACCCAGCCGATTCTCCTGCTTGGTCAAAGGTAGATGAGCTATATCCTAATTTTGGAAATGAGAGTCGTAATGTACGTTTGGGTTTGGCTAGTGATGGGTTCAACCCGTTTGGCAATATGAGTACATCACATAGCACTTGGCCGGTTGTTATGTCTGTGTATAATCTTCCACCTTGGATGTGCATGAAGCAACCATACATGATGTTATCTTTACTCATTCCCGGACCCAAAGGGCCTGGTAATGATATCGACGTTTACTTGCAACCTTTAGTGGAAGAGCTAAAGAATTTATGGAATGAAGGGATTCATACATATGATGCCTTTACTAAGAGTACATTTACAATGCGTGCAGCCGTATTATGGACTATATCAGATTTCCCGGCTTATGCCATGTTGTCTGGTTATAGTACTAAAGGCTATAAGGCATGTCCTGTTTGCATGGAAGAAACTGATTCTATTAGACTGCATCATGGAAATAAAGAATGTTTTATGGGGCATCGACGATGGTTACCTATTGAGCACAAATATCGGAGGTGGCGAAATAGCTTTAATGGTCTCCCAGAGCATCGTGGTAGACCAACAGTAATGTCAGGAACTGATTGCCTTAGAGCTTTGAGTGGGTTGAGGTTTCAATTTGGGAAGGGAAAAATACCTGCAAAGGTTCGAAAACGATCACGGTCATCAACATTGCAGCAAGAGCCAGTCAAAGGAAATTGGAGGAAAAAAAGTATATTTTTTGATCTGCCATATTGGGAGCATTTGCTCTTACGCCACAATCTCGATGTTATGCACATCGAAAAAAATGTCACAGATAGTGTGGTTGGTACATTGCTTGGGATGAAATGGAAGAACAAGGATAGTGCAAAAGCTCATGAAGACATGGTACTTTTGAATGTGAAAAAGGGTCTTCACCCTATATCACCAGGTGGAAGATATCCTCCAGCTATTTTCAACTTAAAAAATATGGAGAAGACCACTATCTGCAAGGTATTACATTCAATACATCCACCAGATGGATTTTGCTCAAATATTAGTAATTGTGTTCGTGTTGAAGAAAGGACTTTGGTGGGACTTAAAAGTCATGACAATCACATTCTTATGCAACATCTTCTTCCGGTTGCCATTCGTCGTGCCATTAGTTGTAAGGTCTTAACCACGGTCTTGTTGGAATTAAGCTCATTCTTCAGACAATTATGCACCAAGGTGGGATCAGCTGATTATTATGCAAATTTGTCTCGTCAAATTGCTTTAGCTCTTTGCACACTAGAGGCTATCATGCCACCGGCATTTTTCGACGTCATGGAACACCTACCAATTCACTTGGCTGATGAAGCTGCTATAGCTGGTCCGGTTCAATACCGCTGGATGTATCCCATTGAGAG GTATCTGTTCAcattaaaaaaatatgtgagAAACAAAAATCTTCCAGAAGGATGTATCGCTGAGGGATACATAATAGAAGAGTGTCTTTCATTTTGTGTCATGTATCTATCAGATGGAGTAGATTCTAAAAGAACAAGAATAGGTCGTAACGCCGATGACCCGAACAATGTCCCAAGGTTGGGATTGCCAGTCTTTGATAAAAAAGGGCGTGCTCTAGAGAAACCACATGAGTTCAAGTTAACTAAAGAGGATTTGCTGCGAGCTCATACACATGTTCTCATCAACTGTCCAGAGATCAAATCTTATCTAAA AGAACATGTGGAAAGAGAAAAAAGTAAAAGAGGTCGCCGGTCATGTCAAGATTCTGAGAGACTGGCAAACTTATCATTTGCTGCATACTTCAAGAACCTT ATAGAGACAAAGGTTCGGAATGGTGATAGAGGTATCGACCCTGATGTTAGAGCATTAGCTGCAGGCCCTAATGAAACTGTTGGGAGATACAAGAAATATGTCATCAACGGATTTCGCTTTCATGTGAAGTCTCTGGACACCGGATCCAATGCTCAAAATAGTGGAATATTTGTTAATGCCGGATCTAACTGTTACGCTACTGCTGATGACCATCGACCAAGAGATGGAATGCTTGACTACTATGGGATATTAACAGATATCATAGAGCTTGACTATCACAGTGGTAGAAAAGTGTTATTATTTGATGGTGATTGGATTGATAACCGGACAGCTAATCGAGGGATAAAGAAGGATGAGTATGGATTCTTATTAGAAAACTTTAATCACTTGCTTCCTAAGCCAGACACTTTAGTATTTGCCTCACAAACATTACAGGTATTTTATGTAAAGTGTCCTGTTGAGTTGGATTGGGATGTGATTGTGAGGACAAGACCGAGAGATTATTTTGACATGGGGGCAGACTTATCACCTGAGCCATATGCACATCAGGAACTACATAATGGAGATGATGATGGCGAGGACATGACTATTCCGAGAACGGATATGCCAGACATTGCGTTGGATTAG